In Rickettsia endosymbiont of Gonocerus acuteangulatus, the following are encoded in one genomic region:
- a CDS encoding 5-formyltetrahydrofolate cyclo-ligase, with protein sequence MTKQELRLHFKELLTKNIDKINSDLTKTSLLNQVSNLLKQLKVKHVGIYYPLKYEINLLAILNIHHEIKFFLPKIINNEIKYCAYNFNDELVLGSFKTLEPINNDFYEPELIIVPGLAFSKDGYRLGYGKGHFDRYINNNKDILTAGVCLKEQVIDNFPVELHDQKLNFIISI encoded by the coding sequence ATGACTAAACAAGAATTACGTTTGCATTTCAAGGAGCTTTTAACGAAAAATATAGATAAAATAAATTCTGATTTAACAAAAACTTCTTTACTAAATCAAGTCAGTAATTTATTAAAACAGTTAAAAGTAAAGCATGTGGGAATATATTACCCACTAAAATATGAAATTAACCTGCTTGCAATATTAAATATTCATCATGAAATAAAATTTTTTCTGCCTAAAATCATAAATAATGAAATAAAATATTGTGCTTATAATTTTAATGATGAATTAGTTTTAGGGAGTTTTAAAACTTTAGAACCGATAAATAATGATTTCTATGAACCAGAATTGATAATTGTTCCAGGTCTGGCATTTAGTAAAGATGGCTATAGACTTGGTTATGGTAAAGGACATTTTGATCGATACATAAATAATAATAAAGATATATTAACTGCCGGTGTTTGTTTAAAAGAACAAGTTATAGATAACTTTCCTGTTGAATTACATGATCAGAAACTTAATTTTATTATTTCTATATGA
- a CDS encoding RDD family protein, translated as MNIAYVKDTIIEIALFFIISGFYFSYLESSKIQASIGKKLLDLKVVHQDGTTLKGSEAFIRFIAFYVINLTGILFVISIIMMVMREDNKMLHDLVFDTQIVKS; from the coding sequence TTGAATATAGCATATGTAAAAGACACTATAATAGAAATTGCTTTATTTTTTATTATTTCAGGATTTTACTTTTCTTACCTAGAATCTTCAAAAATACAAGCCTCTATTGGGAAAAAATTATTAGATTTAAAAGTAGTTCATCAAGATGGAACTACTCTTAAAGGTAGTGAAGCATTTATTAGATTTATCGCTTTTTATGTGATTAATTTAACTGGTATACTTTTTGTAATAAGCATTATTATGATGGTGATGAGAGAAGATAATAAGATGCTTCATGATTTAGTGTTCGACACGCAAATAGTAAAGTCATAA
- the ctaD gene encoding cytochrome c oxidase subunit I → MDITTEGLNHDDHHTPHGWRRWLFSTNHKDIGIMYIIFAIFAGIVGGLFSLLFRLELAMPGGTFLNHDFQLYNVLITAHAVIMVFFMIMPALFGGFGNYFVPLLIGAPDMAFPRLNNISFWLLVPAFILLMGSAFVDGGPGTGWTLYPPLSSISGHPGAAVDMAIFSLHLTGLSSILGSINLIVTIFNMRAPGMGLFKMPLFVWSILVTAFLIILAMPVLGGAITMLLTDRNFGTTFFKTDGGGDPVLFQHLFWFFGHPEVYIVILPGFGIVSQVISTFSRKPIFGYQGMVGAMAIIGFVGFIVWAHHMFTVGLSYNALIYFTAGTMIIAIPTGIKIFSWIATMWGGSITFPTPMLFSIGFIILFTIGGVTGIILSNSALDRVLHDTYYVVAHFHYTMSLGALFTAFAGFYYWFGKISGKQYPEILGKIHFWITFVGVNLTFFPQHFLGLAGMPRRIPDYPEAFAGWNMVSSIGAGISMAAALYFVFIVFYTLKYGKDCPNNPWGDGADTLEWTLTSPPPFHTFETPPHIEE, encoded by the coding sequence ATGGATATAACTACAGAAGGCCTAAACCACGATGACCATCACACTCCGCATGGCTGGAGGCGGTGGCTGTTTTCTACTAACCACAAGGATATTGGCATTATGTATATCATATTTGCCATATTTGCCGGAATTGTCGGCGGGTTGTTTTCGCTGCTGTTTAGGCTAGAACTTGCAATGCCTGGCGGAACTTTCTTAAATCATGATTTCCAGCTATATAATGTGCTGATTACTGCCCATGCGGTAATTATGGTGTTTTTTATGATCATGCCGGCTTTGTTCGGTGGTTTCGGTAACTATTTCGTACCTTTATTAATAGGGGCTCCCGATATGGCATTCCCACGCCTTAACAATATCAGTTTTTGGCTACTAGTTCCGGCTTTCATCCTACTTATGGGGTCAGCGTTTGTTGATGGCGGACCAGGAACGGGCTGGACGCTCTACCCTCCTCTAAGCAGTATAAGCGGACATCCAGGAGCAGCTGTTGATATGGCTATTTTCAGTCTGCATTTAACAGGTCTTTCATCAATTCTTGGCTCAATTAACCTAATCGTTACTATCTTTAATATGAGAGCACCCGGGATGGGCTTATTTAAAATGCCATTATTTGTTTGGTCTATTTTAGTTACTGCATTCTTGATAATCTTAGCTATGCCGGTGCTTGGCGGAGCTATCACTATGCTACTTACCGATCGTAATTTCGGTACTACTTTCTTTAAAACTGATGGTGGCGGTGATCCGGTATTATTTCAGCACTTATTTTGGTTTTTTGGTCACCCTGAAGTATATATCGTAATACTCCCAGGCTTTGGTATTGTAAGCCAAGTTATTTCTACTTTCTCACGTAAACCAATATTTGGCTATCAAGGCATGGTTGGAGCTATGGCAATAATAGGCTTTGTCGGATTTATTGTATGGGCTCACCATATGTTTACAGTTGGACTTTCCTACAACGCACTTATATATTTTACTGCCGGAACAATGATTATTGCAATTCCAACAGGTATCAAAATATTTAGCTGGATCGCAACTATGTGGGGTGGTTCGATTACTTTTCCAACACCTATGCTATTCTCTATTGGGTTTATCATATTATTCACGATTGGCGGCGTAACGGGTATAATCTTATCAAATTCCGCACTTGATAGAGTTCTGCACGATACATATTATGTTGTGGCACATTTCCATTACACGATGTCGCTTGGTGCTTTATTTACCGCATTTGCTGGCTTTTATTACTGGTTTGGTAAAATATCAGGCAAGCAATATCCGGAAATTTTAGGTAAAATCCATTTTTGGATTACCTTTGTTGGTGTTAATCTCACTTTCTTTCCGCAACATTTCTTAGGACTTGCAGGTATGCCAAGAAGAATACCGGACTACCCTGAAGCTTTTGCCGGTTGGAATATGGTTTCATCGATAGGGGCAGGAATCTCTATGGCAGCTGCTTTATATTTCGTGTTTATCGTTTTCTATACGTTGAAATATGGTAAAGATTGCCCCAATAACCCCTGGGGCGATGGAGCTGATACACTAGAGTGGACACTTACCTCTCCTCCACCATTCCATACATTTGAGACACCACCGCATATTGAGGAATAA
- the coxB gene encoding cytochrome c oxidase subunit II, with translation MYFMKNVITLIGSVLFSSFCFASEPLPWQMGFQPPASPIMEELHKFHDFLLYISTAIVLFVAGLLAFVCIRFNARNNPVPAKFSHNVLIEIIWTVIPIIILVIIAVPSFRILRHAEKIPQADLTIKVVGYQWYWHYIYPDHNDIEFDSVMISDENLKPDQKRLLDVDNRIVIPENATVRFLITAGDVIHSFAVPSLGFKIDAVPGRVNETWTRVAKKGVYYGQCSELCGINHGFMPIAIEVVSKEDFDNWVASKK, from the coding sequence ATGTACTTTATGAAGAATGTTATTACTTTAATTGGCTCAGTTTTATTTAGTAGTTTTTGCTTTGCTTCTGAGCCTTTGCCTTGGCAAATGGGATTTCAGCCACCTGCAAGTCCGATCATGGAAGAATTACATAAATTCCACGATTTCTTACTTTATATCTCTACTGCTATAGTTTTATTTGTTGCAGGATTATTAGCTTTTGTATGTATTAGATTTAATGCAAGGAATAATCCAGTACCAGCAAAATTTTCGCATAATGTTTTAATAGAAATAATTTGGACTGTAATACCTATAATAATTTTAGTGATTATTGCCGTGCCATCTTTTAGAATATTACGTCACGCCGAAAAAATACCTCAAGCGGACTTAACTATTAAAGTAGTAGGCTATCAATGGTATTGGCATTATATATATCCTGATCATAATGATATAGAATTTGATAGCGTTATGATCTCAGATGAAAATCTAAAACCTGACCAAAAAAGATTATTAGATGTTGATAATAGGATAGTGATACCTGAGAATGCTACAGTTAGGTTTTTAATTACAGCCGGTGACGTAATACATAGTTTTGCTGTTCCATCTCTTGGTTTTAAAATAGATGCCGTACCCGGAAGAGTAAATGAAACATGGACAAGAGTCGCTAAAAAAGGTGTATATTATGGGCAGTGTTCAGAGCTTTGCGGTATCAATCACGGCTTCATGCCAATTGCTATAGAGGTAGTAAGTAAAGAGGATTTCGATAATTGGGTTGCGAGTAAGAAATAA
- the tnpA gene encoding IS200/IS605 family transposase — MSKYIHKSHNVTVLLYHMVFPAKYRRAVFDVSVDQVLREICLEIEKRYQIKFLEIGVDEDHVHFLVQSVPTYSVTKIVTTIKSVTARQIFRQCPQVKKQLWGGEFWTDGYFTNTVGKHGNENMIGKYVKNQGKEYQKLHEDHQLAFF, encoded by the coding sequence ATGAGCAAATATATACATAAAAGTCATAATGTTACGGTACTGCTGTATCACATGGTATTTCCAGCAAAATATCGCCGAGCAGTGTTTGACGTATCAGTTGATCAAGTATTACGAGAAATATGTTTAGAGATAGAAAAGAGATATCAAATAAAATTTTTAGAAATAGGGGTTGATGAAGATCATGTCCATTTTTTGGTACAATCTGTACCAACCTATAGCGTAACAAAAATAGTAACAACAATTAAAAGTGTTACAGCTCGTCAAATATTTAGACAGTGTCCACAGGTAAAGAAACAATTATGGGGTGGAGAATTTTGGACTGATGGATATTTTACGAATACGGTAGGTAAGCATGGAAATGAGAATATGATAGGAAAATACGTAAAAAACCAAGGCAAGGAATATCAGAAACTGCATGAGGATCATCAGCTAGCTTTCTTCTAA
- a CDS encoding adenylyltransferase/cytidyltransferase family protein, with amino-acid sequence MLHYGHLEFLHEAKKQGKYLIVALEPDETIIKSLLGIFPAACGVIWRNEQIYT; translated from the coding sequence GTGTTACATTATGGTCATTTAGAGTTTTTACATGAAGCTAAAAAGCAAGGTAAATATTTGATCGTTGCTTTAGAGCCTGATGAAACAATAATTAAATCTCTTTTGGGTATATTCCCCGCCGCTTGCGGCGTAATATGGCGGAATGAGCAAATATATACATAA
- a CDS encoding transposase — translation MSKRIKLQAIPINRTDYCQFLIVSQKNYSLTYYAEHAKKCSHDVINRFLRNEKYTPSLLWEHIKNDVIFSSNGYTIFDDTVLNKRNTKQIEIARSQYSRATGRVTKGIGVVSLVYYNPDINKFWVIDYRIFAPDHDGATKLEHLLNMLNNAVYSKKIPFQTVLFDTWYSTHKIMQHVDSLGKYYYAPIKANRNVSKTHDSKPYKAVKELTFSDEEIRHGVEIHIKGFAKNKHVNLFKFTVPTNRVEYVVTNNKTHKSSKAAQDECGFRWVIESMHREIKQLTGIERCQCRKQRIQRNHISWAFLVWAFLKRTANTIGKTVYQIKLGLLDDYMQQQLRSPSLRYLEPNIA, via the coding sequence ATGTCAAAGAGGATAAAGTTGCAAGCAATACCAATTAATAGGACAGATTATTGTCAATTTTTAATAGTTAGCCAAAAGAATTATAGTTTAACCTACTACGCTGAACATGCAAAGAAATGTAGTCATGATGTTATTAATAGATTTTTAAGGAATGAAAAATATACACCTTCTTTGTTATGGGAACACATCAAGAATGATGTTATTTTTTCATCTAATGGATATACAATATTTGATGATACGGTTTTAAATAAAAGGAATACGAAGCAAATAGAAATTGCAAGATCGCAGTACAGTAGAGCTACAGGTAGAGTTACTAAAGGTATAGGAGTAGTGAGTCTGGTATATTATAACCCTGATATTAATAAGTTTTGGGTAATAGATTATCGAATTTTTGCACCTGATCATGATGGAGCAACAAAACTAGAACACCTATTAAACATGTTAAATAATGCTGTTTATAGCAAGAAGATTCCTTTTCAAACAGTACTTTTTGACACATGGTATTCTACACACAAAATTATGCAACATGTTGACTCTCTGGGGAAATATTATTATGCCCCTATTAAAGCCAATAGAAACGTTAGTAAAACGCACGATTCTAAACCTTATAAAGCTGTAAAAGAGTTGACATTTTCAGATGAAGAGATCAGGCATGGAGTAGAGATTCATATAAAAGGCTTTGCTAAAAATAAGCATGTTAATTTGTTTAAATTTACTGTTCCTACCAACAGAGTTGAGTATGTTGTTACCAATAACAAAACTCACAAATCTTCTAAAGCTGCACAAGATGAGTGTGGCTTTCGATGGGTAATTGAGAGCATGCACAGAGAAATTAAGCAACTTACTGGGATAGAACGTTGTCAATGCAGGAAACAGCGTATTCAACGTAATCATATTAGTTGGGCATTTTTAGTTTGGGCATTTCTCAAAAGGACTGCAAATACAATCGGTAAAACGGTTTACCAAATAAAGTTAGGGCTTTTAGATGACTATATGCAACAACAGCTGCGTTCTCCATCTTTACGATATTTAGAACCAAACATAGCGTAA
- a CDS encoding M23 family metallopeptidase: MKNDTLSYDFDDVLSVPYLSARFKKVLTSVSLLLFIALVIFVSFAVNNYVNDTLSITLVRPEAEEIQEAISFKEVTVKKGDTINSILSGQNIPRNDIEKILSLIKENKLLPSLKIGQQITFEYETKITENDNEDLTSETVFLNKIILAIDKLKTIEIIRENDNFKIAEIIVPLTKTVAKSSVNIESNFMSALKKLGLSNNNIIELINAYAYQIDFQRQIKSGDTATVITEKYVTEDGKFSHHGKILYVSLNLSGKEYNIYRYSHDNNVNNHAFFSEDGKSVKRSLLRTPLKVIKVSSQYGIRKHPILGYNKMHKGVDFAAPTGTPIYSAGNGVITEIGWKSGYGKFIQIKHSGTLSTAYAHASNFAKGLKVGSLVKQGDIIAYVGSTGRATGPHLHYEVKIDGKHVNPMSVKTTLGVELSGKKLEKFKQFKKEIKTLNVKLDKELQSNKVAEVSL; this comes from the coding sequence ATGAAAAATGACACGCTATCTTACGATTTTGATGATGTATTATCAGTTCCTTATCTTAGTGCACGATTCAAAAAAGTTCTTACCTCTGTTTCCCTATTACTATTTATAGCATTAGTTATATTTGTCTCTTTTGCTGTTAATAACTATGTGAATGATACTTTATCTATAACATTAGTACGTCCTGAGGCTGAAGAAATTCAAGAAGCAATTTCATTTAAAGAAGTAACGGTTAAAAAAGGCGATACTATAAATTCTATTCTGAGCGGTCAAAATATCCCAAGAAATGATATAGAAAAAATATTAAGCTTAATAAAAGAAAATAAATTATTGCCATCACTTAAAATAGGGCAGCAAATTACTTTTGAATATGAAACAAAAATTACTGAAAATGATAATGAGGATTTAACTTCTGAAACAGTATTTCTTAATAAGATTATTTTAGCTATAGATAAACTTAAGACTATTGAAATAATAAGAGAGAATGATAATTTTAAAATTGCAGAAATTATCGTGCCTTTAACAAAAACAGTAGCTAAGTCATCTGTAAATATCGAGTCAAACTTTATGTCTGCTCTTAAGAAGCTTGGTTTGTCAAACAATAATATAATAGAGCTGATTAATGCTTATGCTTATCAAATTGATTTTCAGCGTCAAATAAAAAGTGGTGATACTGCGACTGTTATAACAGAAAAATACGTAACAGAAGATGGTAAATTTTCTCATCACGGTAAGATTTTATATGTCTCGTTAAATCTTTCAGGAAAAGAATATAATATTTATCGCTATTCACATGATAATAATGTAAATAATCATGCATTTTTTTCTGAAGATGGTAAAAGTGTAAAAAGAAGTTTGCTTAGAACTCCTTTAAAAGTTATAAAAGTTTCTTCACAATATGGTATTAGGAAGCATCCTATACTTGGTTATAACAAAATGCATAAAGGGGTTGATTTTGCAGCACCGACTGGAACACCTATATATTCGGCGGGTAATGGTGTTATTACTGAAATAGGTTGGAAATCAGGTTATGGGAAATTTATCCAGATAAAACATAGCGGTACGTTATCTACTGCCTATGCTCACGCATCAAATTTTGCTAAAGGTTTAAAAGTAGGAAGTTTAGTAAAACAAGGCGATATTATAGCATATGTTGGAAGTACTGGTAGAGCTACGGGACCGCATTTACATTATGAAGTTAAAATTGATGGTAAACATGTTAATCCTATGTCCGTTAAAACAACACTAGGTGTAGAATTAAGCGGAAAAAAATTAGAAAAATTCAAACAGTTTAAGAAAGAAATCAAAACTTTGAATGTTAAGCTTGATAAAGAATTGCAGTCTAATAAAGTAGCTGAAGTTTCGCTATAA
- the lspA gene encoding signal peptidase II, with product MILSFKKLYLTFARSSRIIITLVIIDQLTKWWFINNLIWKPGLTLKVTSFLNMVYTWNYGISFGLMRDYYQYSNIVFLITNTIIVCYLYYLMMSSKTIGGFAGYSFVIGGAIGNLIDRFFRGAVFDFIHFHYQDYSFPVFNLADCFITLGVIILVEDYYSAKKNIEEKAKENYDKAQIEAMAEKIRNAPQGDNDKI from the coding sequence ATGATTCTATCATTTAAAAAACTATATCTAACATTTGCCCGTAGTAGCCGTATTATAATAACATTAGTGATTATTGATCAATTGACTAAATGGTGGTTTATCAATAATCTAATATGGAAGCCTGGCTTGACCTTAAAGGTCACTTCTTTTTTAAATATGGTTTATACTTGGAATTATGGTATTAGCTTTGGTTTAATGCGTGATTATTACCAATATAGTAATATTGTGTTCTTAATAACAAATACGATTATTGTTTGTTATTTATATTATTTAATGATGAGTTCCAAAACCATAGGAGGTTTTGCGGGTTATAGCTTTGTAATTGGTGGTGCTATCGGTAATTTAATTGATAGATTCTTTCGAGGGGCAGTTTTTGATTTTATACATTTTCATTATCAAGATTATAGCTTTCCAGTATTTAATCTAGCTGACTGTTTTATTACACTTGGAGTAATTATCTTAGTGGAAGATTATTATAGTGCTAAAAAAAATATTGAAGAAAAAGCTAAAGAGAATTATGATAAAGCCCAAATTGAGGCTATGGCTGAAAAGATTCGTAATGCTCCACAAGGCGATAACGATAAAATATAA
- a CDS encoding DUF3035 domain-containing protein, protein MRKVFLLFTVLLITSACNKKLKETVGISTAGPNEYQVQRSKALEVPPHYYLPVPTNNQAVYNNVNDQVNLNEGEQALIQDIK, encoded by the coding sequence GTGAGAAAAGTTTTTTTATTATTTACTGTTTTATTAATTACTTCTGCATGTAATAAAAAATTAAAAGAAACTGTAGGGATATCAACAGCTGGTCCTAATGAGTATCAAGTTCAGCGTAGTAAAGCTTTAGAAGTACCGCCTCATTATTATTTACCTGTTCCAACTAACAATCAAGCAGTTTATAATAATGTTAATGATCAGGTCAACCTTAATGAGGGTGAGCAAGCATTGATACAGGACATTAAGTAA
- the murD gene encoding UDP-N-acetylmuramoyl-L-alanine--D-glutamate ligase yields MTIHKRQNIGVFGLGKTGISVYEELQDKCNIIVYDDLEAHRNKFEELFGKNYIIPISDIKWQSLDKIVLSPGIPLTHEIVKIAKNFNISIISDIDLFFEKSKGLNLLAVTGTNGKSTTTALISHILNSNGLDYPLAGNIGVPVLQAKVSKDGYVLELSSFQLDLVKTFIAKVAVLLNITPDHLDRHENMEGYITAKSKIFDRMDKDSYGIINIDNDYCHEIFTNLQQKHHIKLIPFSVTKILEKGISIVNDIITDNFFEHISVKLMFNKSLQGIHNSENIAASYAVARIIGLEPVKIVESISSFQGLPHRMQYLGSTNGINFYNDSKATNAIAARQSIKALDNIYWLVGGIAKEGGIEEIKPYFNKIKKAYFYGQAKEMFANTAKNIVDFVICDDLKQAFELAYKDALNDNESIKNILLVPCCSSYDQFKNFEERGELFIALSNNLIARGKIE; encoded by the coding sequence ATGACTATTCATAAAAGACAAAATATAGGTGTTTTTGGGCTTGGTAAAACCGGTATTTCGGTTTATGAAGAGTTGCAAGACAAATGTAATATAATTGTATATGATGATCTAGAAGCACATAGAAATAAGTTTGAGGAATTATTCGGTAAAAATTATATTATTCCTATATCTGATATAAAATGGCAAAGTTTAGATAAAATTGTATTAAGTCCTGGGATTCCTCTAACACACGAGATAGTCAAAATCGCAAAAAATTTTAATATCTCGATCATCTCCGACATAGATTTATTTTTCGAAAAATCTAAAGGTTTAAACCTCCTAGCTGTAACTGGTACTAACGGCAAGAGTACTACCACTGCTTTAATTAGTCATATCTTAAATAGTAATGGTTTAGATTATCCATTAGCTGGTAATATCGGTGTTCCGGTTTTGCAAGCTAAAGTAAGTAAGGATGGGTATGTGCTTGAATTATCTTCTTTCCAGTTAGATTTAGTGAAAACTTTTATTGCTAAAGTGGCAGTGCTTCTTAATATTACTCCTGATCATTTAGATAGGCATGAAAATATGGAAGGTTATATTACAGCAAAATCTAAAATTTTTGATCGAATGGATAAAGATAGTTACGGGATAATTAATATTGATAATGATTATTGCCATGAAATTTTTACAAATCTACAACAAAAACATCATATTAAATTAATCCCTTTTTCAGTTACTAAAATTCTTGAAAAAGGTATATCAATAGTTAATGATATAATTACCGATAATTTCTTTGAGCATATTAGTGTTAAACTAATGTTTAATAAGAGTCTTCAAGGAATTCATAACAGTGAGAATATTGCAGCAAGCTATGCAGTTGCTAGAATAATAGGTCTTGAGCCTGTAAAAATTGTTGAATCTATAAGTAGTTTTCAAGGACTGCCGCATAGGATGCAATATCTAGGTAGTACAAATGGTATAAATTTTTACAATGATAGTAAAGCGACAAACGCTATAGCAGCAAGGCAATCAATTAAAGCTCTTGATAATATTTATTGGCTTGTGGGCGGTATTGCTAAAGAGGGTGGTATTGAGGAAATAAAACCTTATTTTAATAAAATCAAAAAAGCTTATTTTTATGGGCAAGCCAAAGAAATGTTTGCAAATACTGCTAAGAATATAGTAGATTTTGTTATATGTGATGACCTTAAACAGGCTTTTGAACTTGCTTATAAAGATGCATTAAATGATAATGAGAGCATAAAAAATATTTTATTAGTACCTTGCTGCAGCTCATATGATCAATTTAAGAACTTTGAGGAGCGGGGTGAATTGTTTATAGCCTTAAGTAACAATCTTATAGCTAGAGGAAAAATTGAATAA
- the ftsW gene encoding putative lipid II flippase FtsW: MNNEISNNFIKLWWRSTDRQIVISLVILFVFSLMLVTTSGSAVASRIGLEENYFASRQVFYLTAASALILLFSCFNKKWLKRFAILGFIASVILLIAVKFFGYEVKGATRWINIAGLSIQPSEFIKPFFAVVTGWILSLKFNDDFPSFTVCSILYFIVAILLIIQPDFGMLVMITAVFGIQLFIAGMPIFWIVLAGFLGMIGVTVAYFWLPHVTQRINSFLDPDSSENYQVSKSLKAFEHGGLYGKGPGEGAVKQVLPDSHTDFIFAVAGEEFGAIICLIVIGIFAFIVLRSLAKLLNEQDKFVQFAASGIVAQLGLQAIINMGVTLHLLPTKGMTLPFISYGGSSTLAIAIATGMLLGFTRYRTPLDSYKINKIEI; the protein is encoded by the coding sequence GTGAATAACGAAATATCGAATAATTTTATAAAATTATGGTGGCGTAGTACCGATCGCCAAATAGTTATTTCTTTAGTTATTTTATTTGTTTTTAGCTTAATGCTTGTGACTACTTCAGGTTCAGCAGTAGCAAGTAGAATAGGGCTGGAAGAAAATTATTTTGCATCAAGGCAAGTATTTTATCTAACAGCTGCCTCAGCTCTTATATTGTTATTTTCATGCTTTAATAAAAAATGGTTAAAGCGTTTTGCTATATTGGGTTTTATAGCTAGTGTAATTTTATTGATCGCTGTTAAATTCTTTGGTTACGAAGTGAAAGGAGCAACTAGGTGGATTAATATTGCTGGCTTATCTATTCAGCCGTCAGAATTTATTAAGCCATTTTTTGCTGTCGTTACAGGCTGGATATTATCGTTAAAATTTAATGATGATTTCCCAAGCTTTACAGTTTGCTCTATACTTTATTTTATTGTTGCTATTCTCTTAATCATTCAACCAGATTTTGGAATGCTTGTGATGATTACAGCAGTTTTTGGTATTCAGCTTTTTATTGCTGGTATGCCAATATTTTGGATTGTTCTAGCGGGTTTTTTAGGAATGATAGGAGTAACTGTTGCGTATTTTTGGTTGCCGCACGTTACACAAAGAATTAACTCCTTCTTAGATCCTGATAGTAGTGAGAATTATCAAGTTAGCAAGTCTCTGAAAGCTTTTGAGCATGGTGGTTTATATGGTAAAGGACCGGGTGAGGGGGCAGTAAAACAGGTTCTACCTGATTCACATACTGATTTTATTTTTGCCGTTGCTGGGGAAGAATTTGGGGCTATTATTTGCCTTATTGTTATAGGTATATTTGCGTTTATAGTGCTTAGAAGTCTTGCTAAGTTATTAAATGAGCAGGATAAATTTGTCCAATTTGCTGCTAGCGGTATTGTTGCACAATTAGGGCTTCAGGCAATAATTAATATGGGTGTAACTTTGCATTTATTACCTACTAAGGGTATGACGTTGCCTTTTATTAGCTATGGTGGCTCTTCAACACTTGCAATTGCTATAGCTACTGGTATGCTGCTTGGCTTTACTAGATACCGAACGCCGCTTGATTCCTATAAGATAAATAAAATAGAAATATGA